One window of Phycisphaeraceae bacterium genomic DNA carries:
- a CDS encoding response regulator produces the protein MAFEKDVLTTGEVAKICNVAPRTVSKWFDNGSLKGYRIPGSKDRRIPVAELIEFMKAHGMPLNGLKTGSTRVLIADTDSEMLDVLTKVLREQTSYDVSIAKSGFEAGMMCHQVQPHVLLIDVHMDSKDLKTLCESIRNDEQLQLTRIIAMSGQLTDGQTGMLRSVGFDGFLRKPFQVRQLVEAIENATQIVS, from the coding sequence ATGGCGTTTGAGAAAGATGTGCTCACGACCGGCGAAGTTGCAAAGATTTGCAACGTGGCCCCGCGAACCGTCTCAAAGTGGTTCGACAATGGGTCGCTGAAAGGCTATCGAATCCCCGGTTCAAAGGACCGTCGGATTCCTGTGGCTGAACTCATCGAGTTCATGAAAGCCCATGGCATGCCGCTCAACGGGCTGAAAACCGGCTCCACCCGCGTCCTTATCGCGGATACCGACAGCGAGATGCTCGATGTCCTGACCAAGGTCCTGCGCGAGCAGACCAGCTACGACGTCAGCATCGCAAAGTCTGGGTTCGAGGCCGGCATGATGTGCCATCAGGTCCAGCCCCACGTCCTGCTGATCGATGTCCACATGGACTCCAAGGATCTCAAGACCCTGTGCGAATCCATCCGCAACGACGAGCAGCTCCAGCTCACACGCATCATCGCGATGAGCGGCCAGCTGACCGACGGCCAGACCGGCATGCTCCGCTCTGTCGGGTTCGACGGGTTCCTCCGCAAGCCCTTCCAGGTTCGCCAGCTTGTCGAAGCCATCGAGAACGCCACCCAGATCGTCTCGTAA